In the genome of Daucus carota subsp. sativus chromosome 9, DH1 v3.0, whole genome shotgun sequence, the window AactgaatatttaatcattaaaaaccAGATAAGGAATGAGTTAGTCTATTTATAAGGAATGGAAAGTGGATTCTAAATTTATGCGATGACTAGGACTACACCTGCATGAGTAGATTTTTATAGCATATttctcaaaattataatttagtttttacaatcTCATACTAAACATCACACTCCTAATTCGGAAGGAATGCTCCATTTCGGCTTATACTCGTTTTCTTATCAAATTTCATCACAACAAGTTTGTACTTGTTTAATTCCTTTTCAAAACTATCTtcttatatgtattattttcatttatgtttactcattccattccattccattccattgtCGCCAACCAATCACAGGATGAGTATTTTCTGAGATGTTAGTCTTACTTCCATTTCACAAAAATAGccatgaaaatatcaaagaccTCACACTTTGATTTACCGACAGTTTGTTTCGAGAGCTACTTAGAAACAATTAACTAACTTAAACCCATATTAGGCCATGATTAACATAACAACCTAATATGTGTTTGCATATATGTCCCAgttcatatacatataaagaGACTGAAAGTTGTTTCTGTTACATGTATATTGAAATAAGACAGTGATGGGAAAAGTAATGAACATAGTGAACAGCTTGAAGCCCGCCTTGTTCATGATCATGGTACAGACCACTTTCGCGGTAGTCAATGTGTTCTATAAGTTGGCTGCCGATGATGGAATGAACCTGAGCGTTTTGATTGCTTATCGTTTCATTTTTGCCGCTGCTTTCATGCTTCCCCTGGCCTTCTTCGTCGAAAGGTTTGATTATAGTGTATATATTAAACTCGTAAAACGGATGATCTtgttatatgaatattttgattttgaacTTGGTAAAAATATGTGAAAGAAAATTCATAGAGAATTTGTGCCGATTTGGCTAACACAAATTAtgacttttttgaataaaaagccGGTTTCTACTTTTCTTAATCTGTTTGTGTGAAAAGccagaaacacttataaaaagttgagaatgctatCTTTTATTTCAggagttttattttttttttcaaaatagtataatcacttataagtcttaattcaTTTCTCACTTTTAGTCCACTTTTTTACCTTAAACAAGAAGCACTTTTTTAAGTTTAACCAAACAGCCCTAAATTATTTATCGAGGTTTAATTGTAATGTAAGATATTTGTAATCAACACAAGTCTTTTATTTTTCTGATCAATAGGAATAAAAGGACGAAACTGACAGGGACAATAATTTCTCAAGCATTTCTTTGTGGATTGTTGGGGTAAGCTtcgtgtgcacttatatattttgcTTTGATCACCACCTCAGCCGGTCTGCAGTCACGAGTTTACAGAGAACTGATTAGATTCAAATACTACTGGCCTCGCGATGATATTTAACTTGAAGTGTAGATGGAGTATATCAAGTTTAAATGATTATGTGTTGATCAATTTGTTGCAATCTTCATgtgtataaattaaattcagagGATCGCTAGCGCAGAATATGTATTTGCAGGGCTTGGCCTTGACCTCAGCCACGTTTGCAACCGCCACAATGAATCTCATTCCTGCCATGACTTTCGTCTTGGCAATCAGCTTCAGGCACGTGCTTTATCTCCGTGCATATCTCTCTCTATGTATACGTTTTTACATACCAATGAGATACTAATGTGGTGGCGATTGGCGAAGACAGAAATTATGTGTCACGTTTTTTATTCCCTCCTCGTTTGTAATTTGTACAGCCCTCGTGCCTTACTACTCATTGCTGAACTTATATGCATATTTTTAGGTTGGAGAAGTTGGATTGGGGAAAAGCAGCAGGCAAAGCAAAAGTTATAGGAACATTTCTAGGTGTGACTGGAGCCATGCTGCTCACATTCTACAAAGGCCCAAATATTACTATTTGGAAACCTGATATTGACCTTTTACAAAATAGTCGACGCCATCAGGGCGGAGACGTGGCAGCACCCCACCTCGTTCAAATATTTGGTGCTTTCTTGGCTATATCCGGGAGTCTCTGTAACGCAGCCTGGTTGATTCTTCAGGTATGTAACTGAAGTGTTAATTTTCTGTAGAGAGAATATGAACAAAATATACAGTGACGGAACCAGAATTGCAAATCAGCCGGGGATGAACTAGTCTATAATTTCAACTTTTCAGTCCCAACAAAATATATACAGTATTAAATAAGGGCTAATtcatatacttttataaaaagatTGATGCCCTGTTTCTGTGGAGCAGGCAAAGATGCAAGAACAGTACCCTTGTCCGTACTCCATGACCGCCTTAATGAATATAATGGCTGCGGTTCAAGCCACAGTATACGCCCTCGTTATGGAAAGAGACTGGACTCAGTGGCACTTGGGATGGAATATCAGGCTCCTCACGACGATTTACTCGgttaaataaacattttaatcTTCAATGAgcataaattaattcaatttacattaatttttacCATATGTGATTAATTCCGCTGATTGTACTTGAATTTATAGGGAATAATAGCGTCAGGATTGATATTTACGGTACTGGCATGGTGTGTGAAAAAGAGAGGTCCTATATTTGTATCAGCTTTCAGCCCTTTTATGCTTCTGGTAGTTGTCATTGCTGGTTTTCTGGTATTGGATGAGAACTTACGTCTCGGGAGGTACGTATGAtcaaaaatggacatgtaatttgagacggagggagtaaacaaTAAGGATCACATGTTTGTGTATTTTCTCAACAGCTTGCTTGGAGCAGTGACGATAGTTTGTGGCTTATATGTTGTGCTCTGGGGAAAGGAGAAGCAAATGAAAGAGAAAATTATACCATAAGTGAGAAATTTGCTGAATGTAATTTCATGTACAATGCAACTTTTCATGAAAGCATCTATATTTCAGTTAACTGTTACATCATACAAAACGGAGCGGCTATAAAAGTGTGTTCGATCAGGACTTGAGCAACTATTCTTGAagctttttcttatttatacaataatataaaatactttaaTATTTAAGTCTCCTTCTGAAATTTTAGCTGGtattattagaaatattaactatattaatatgtcattatataaaaattaccaAGTACTccatctgtccctctcatttctttacaatttttttacattgctcgacacacattttaaggtgcatataaaacatagatgtgtaacttatttttaagaaaattcttttttgtataacaatataaatattaaacttttgtttagaagaaaaaaagttcaaaataatttatcaaactacatTTTATTAGAGTATTAGAATGtgtgccgagcccccgtcccccaatgtaaacagaTGAGGGTGACGGAGgaagtatataattatttttatataaatgaagtGATTTCATTCTTAGTGAGAAGCAAATTGTATAAGGCTACGGATGCTACTTAATGAAGCATTTTTTTCACAATCACAATAATCCAACTTGCATTACCAGATTATAGCtttgaattgaattttttttttttttttgtcataagacttTCATGTCattgaattgtatcgaaatacaatactGAAGGAATCGGAGAGCTTTTTCATACATGAAAAACTTTCATCGAACCAAAAAACATGTCGAAAAGCCCcacaaaattagataaaaattttgaaGCTTGAAAAAAACACTCGAAAGAGGAGCAAAATCCGCGCAACTAAGAAGAAAGGAAAACcttcattcaaaaaagtctaCTGGCTAACCAAATGTCATGCAGAGATGGCCCCgaaaatttagccaataaaactttaatgactGAAAAGAAAACCCGGATGAAAGACAAAAGTCCGCGGAAAGGAAGAAACTAAAAAGGGAGAGAAAAAAAGgaggaaagaaagaaagaatcaaGCATGAAAGATTATGCCAAGCACCGAAACAAAGTCATCAAAAATGACACAATCGTTAATAAAACGACAAAAAAAATCGCAATACACGATCAAAAAGCCATCGACTATGGCACTCCCCCGAAAGGGGcacaataataaaatcaaagaaacaacaagtcttataaatctagttataaaatgaatcataaaaatcaaaaactaaatatataaccaattacaaAGGACATATaagacaaaaatatttaaaactactaAAACAAAAGATTTCGAACTCATACCATTGTCGTGGGGTCAATTCACACTATCCTTACCTtatcgaatataaatatatgtaatcacTGCTATGGCTAAGATTGAATCGCAATCGCTTTACCTGTCATTGACTAATCTTAACTGATttatcaccaaatcaaaatcttgaaaatcgagTAGATTTAAAATCTTGGAATGGATCCGGTATGGATTATTATTGAGAAAGCGAGAACAAATCACGAGAAATAAACTGATTCGGAGTTTTTCATCGGTGAAAATCGATGAAATCTCCGACGACGGATGGAAAAAAAAGGGAGAGAGGAGGCTTTGATGACATAACTTTTGTTGTATTTTTATAGGCTTTGAATTGAAacttgaaactaaaagtttgtCCAGTTAATGCCGGAAATTTTGATTATGCTAAGTTATATTAGAATCAACATGATTATTCAcgtacaaaaattaaaatacaaattaagtaCTAAAATCTTACACATATGATAGAGTCTCGAGGTCTTTCGGTGGCAGCTTCGGGTCGTCAACCTCACTCTTAATACAACCCAAGAAAAGTTCAAACTCGCAATCTACAAcaactaaaattataatataacttGCGCTTCTTAGTGTTATGAATCCTTTATCTGACTAGCCATGTTGTTGTTCAAGTTTCCCACTCTACCCACATCTATTCAATCTTTCCTTAACTATCCATCTTTTGCCCTGTACGCTTGAAAATGTTTATAAAGCCTGGCCCACAACCtattctatacatttttttctgacaaacaaatgatattaataaaaatcactCATCGGAATTCAGCCGGGACAAACCCCCGAACTGTGaactacaatctgattgtgaaacaaagaacGAGCTACACAAATagccgttttgttttcagatcgcttaacacatagaatatttaaattctttgatcTAAAAACTAATACAATGAAATatcgagcaatccaacctacatcaccTATGAAAATGGtagcatcacaattgaccttcataTAAGCATCATCTGTAGCCCAACGTTCAGAACTATCAGTTGTATTAACTGATATTGGAGCAACAAGGACTCCcaaaatatgaacaaatttttgttgtgaaaggtgagttTTTGCGATATCCACCGTCATCCCGGAATCGATGCAAGTCTTACGGATCACCCAAGATACCGTATGAATCCTTTTTAGAGAAATCTCCGACAATGATACgaaaacaaaacacaaaacatAACATACTAACATCCCAAAAATATGGGCATGGCCTTGATTCAAGGTACTCAACAAGATCTCACAGATCTTGGTTTATTGAAAAACTGAAATACATAATAGAGGATCGGAGAGCGAAAATGATTAATCGATGAAGGGATGACGATTTAGAAGATGGAGAAGTGGTGGCTAGATgcgggagtcgactctcaaaacagGGGAGACAGAGAGAAAACCCTAATCTTATTCTATACATTAAACATGTTGCGTTGTACATATGTACGGACAAAAtaatacatactccctccgtcccagccaattttttacgtttggtttgggcacggaggttaaggggctggtattgtatcatgatttttaatgacttttattgacttttaaaatcttggtgtattcaattaagaCTTTTAAATACTCCTTAAAAGTAAAGAGGTATTGTATtaggatttttaaaaagtctttcaaagtttgaggtattgaattacaacttttaaagagttattaaaagtcagttgttattcaatatatcaatgacttcggtggaaaaatataattgatagacttttaatgactttctatagaaaattgcatatattttttcagaaaattgtcaGGCCATTCCTGAAaagatttgacatgactttTTCTTCCCTCAATTAACCGGTCGCTCCAACCTAGGGTTCAACCTCTGCGAAAAGTCTCCCCAATTCATCCTCTGTGAAAAAGGTTCCTTTTCTTCTCTATTATGATTCTCTATTATCATTATGtgtttttagatatatatagaTCTACTTGCTTCAGctaataataatatgtatatgttatttttttttttttctgcatatacacatatatgtatcaaTATGCACAGAAAAATGGGCGATGCATGTCAAGAGAACGACAATCCGAAAGGAAAAACTGCTGGGTATAAGACTTGGACAATTGAGGAAAGTAATGAGTTGCAGATCAAAATTGCAGGCTGCTAAAACATTTTGTGAGATTGTCCCATGACGATTACGGTAGCTGCTTATCTCATGTCCGGGGACCATAGCTGGAATATGAGTGCCATCAATTGCTCCTATGCAATCCTGGaatagtttaaaatataaacatataatcacatctACGAGTAATAATGATATCAcccaataagaaaagaaataaaaatatacttacTTTAAAATAAGGAAAAAACCTTGTACTTTCTCTGATTTTTTCCGGGGTTGAAGAACCAGGTTTAACCATAAAATCCACCGcaattttattcaaaactttcagaattttgttgaaattttgacTAGTACTAAAATGTGAGCGGTTGAATGTTTCACCAACATGAGAATATCGAGAATTCTGACCAACAACAAGTAGAAAAGTTGCAAGCATCTCCTCAATACATATAAATCTTGTATCTTTCAAAAGTGTTTTTTCTCTAATAATCTTCGATAGCTTAAGAAAAACTTGCGGATACATCCTATAAAGTTTTCGAAAGTGTTCAGGATCCTCATTTAAAACACCATGAATATATTCATATCCTCTTGAATTGACAGGTCGCCTAGTTAGTGAACGTGGGATGCTTTGATTAGACAAGGTTACCGTGTGCTTATTGAGCACACGGAGCACTTCTTCATGTACGGTCAAcaaagtttttaaaatttcctgTCGTTGTTCTTTCCTTTCTTCCTCTTCAGCCAtctctttttcttcctcttcttggTTTTCCATATCCATATTTATGTTCATTTTAATAAGTAACTTTGGTGAGGGTAGCTGATCTTCTACAAATTAATAAAGCTATATCAAAAAACACAAAGTGAAATAAAAAACACATAAGATATTATAGTAATGGAAGGGCTGCAAAACAGAGAGTGATTATATAAACATAGCATGATAACAATAGTGGTTACTGATATAGCTCTTATAACTCTGCatcattattaaatatgaagAGTGAAAAACACATAATTCTCGAACCCTAAAATCCGTAAATTTATGGTATCAAAAGTGAATACAAAAATCTGATACAAGGTCACAATTAAcatttatgtttataaatatgattcagTAAACAGTATTACAGtattattgtatatataatacaacaataataCCTTGTACTCGATTTTGTAGTCACCAGATTTGTGAACATACACCCAACTTGGGTATAGCAGAAGATCGAGAGGGTATAGCAAAAGATCGAGAGGGTTTCAGATAGGCTATTTATGATTTTAGAAAAAGTCTATTAAAGTATTTAAAAGtcatgaatttgtaaaaaaaagtctgttaaagtttttaaaagtcattatCTCGGGAGTCATGAATTGTTTTTGGAATCTTTAAGAAGTCAACGagagtcattaaaagtctataaaatccatcaaagtcatcctcccaaaatttgtcattaaaagtcatgatacaataccagcccctaagaaatatgtataaagtagtggaaaaaaggaagaaaagtgggagaagtggtgggacccgtcaatttttaatgaataaaagagagatagtggagtaaaagtagtgtgaaaagggaggaaaagtagtgtgaaaatggAGGAAAAtttgggaagtggtgggacccattgactatttttggtaagttttggaatgtaaagaattggatgggacatcccaaaaaggaaactgtaaagaacctggtgggacggagggagtaccgtataatatctaaatttttgaaaataatgtataaCTTTGCAGTGCATTGTCTACTCAAATTTTAATACTGAATTGTCAATTCAACTGTTTGACTCATTTATCAATTCAAGTATTCACACTTTATGTCTTGTCAAATTTGCTAAATTATGATCTAGTTGCTCGGCTATATATAACTTGCAATATGAGGTGAAATATACCAAGCTGATCAGGTTCGTTTTTCTTAGCATTTTTTGAATTCATATATTTTAGTGTGTTATTATAATTATCTTACTATATTGCAGATGGAGAATTCTATCAATGATGATATAATGAGATCGAATCTTATCTATAATTTGAGTAGAGACGATGAATTTAGTCCTTTACATGATTCATAAATTGAAACAGATTATGAGGATATTGAAGATGATGGTGATTTTGATTCGACAAATattgatagtgatgaagaagaggaagaataTGTTCCTACTGCACCATGGTTTACAGAGGAAACCACTTCTAACAAGTTTGCTAATAGTTCAGGTGCTTCTTCTAACTTAAACCCTCTTACTGATGACTTGTTTGTTGTTCAATGTTTTGTAGATAAGCAAACTGCTATAAATGCAATACAAACAAGTCATATAAGAAATTCGAGAAACTATCGTGTTTCCAAGAGCGATGCAACAAAATATGAGACGAAATGTGTCGTCGACGAATGTCAATGGAAAATGCACGTTATAAAACGAAAGGCAAGTGGTTATTTTGAAATAACAAAACTGCATGCCGAACATACTTGTCTTTTGAAAACTGTCTGCCGGACATACTTATCATGTTCAAGAAGGCATGGATTGGCAAGCAAAAGGCAATATCAGATGTGTATGGAGATTGGACAACTTCTTATTTTAAACTTTCTAGATTTTTTAGTGCTTTGATGCATTATAATCCAGGGTACGGTTACATTAATTGAAGCCGATGTTCTAAATTATAACGCATCAGTGCGTAAGCGTGTGTGTGGGCATTTAAACCCATCATAGATGGGTGGCAACATGCTCGACCAGTTATAAGCATTGATGGTACATTTTTAAAAGGAGGATACAATGGAAAGTTGTTGATTGCTATGGGATTTGATTCAAATAATCAACAGTACCCACTTGCTTATGCTCTAGTTAATGAAGAAACAACAATCACTTGGTCTTGGTTCTTATACCACCTTCGAATATATGTGTGCCAAGACAGAAAAGGTATATGCATAATTTCAGATCGTCATGTTGAAATTATTGAAGCAATGAAAATGGAACAAAATGGATTCACCGGTGATAAATATTTACACAGATTTTGTATTTTACATGTTCGTAGCAAATTTAGTTCACATTTTCCTAGTTCTCATTTGAAGATGCTATGTTGGTTGGCTGAAAACACTTCTCAATTGAGAAAATTTGAAGCAGCTATGAACAAGATAAAAGAGCTTAATCCTGATGCTGAGAAATGGTTACGAAATATTCCATTGGAGATGTGGATTATATCTCACGACGGAGGATATCGCTATGGTCAGGCGACTACAAATATGACTGAAAGTTTTAACGGACTCTTAAGATCAGCTCGTTTTGTTCCGATCACATCAATGATTGAGTATATCTATTATCGTTTTGTGAAGTTGGTTGTAGAAAGGCGCACTGAAACATTGAATGACCCGCAAAATGGACATACATATTGTAAAAAATCGAGGGAGCTGTTTGAAAAAATAGAAGAGGAGGCTTCAGCCCACAAGGTTGTCCCATATAATGAACAAAGAGGGGTCTTTGAGGTTATCACTGCACGTTATCGAACAACGAATGGATATTGGAAAGGTGAAAACAAACATACACTAAATTTGTTTCAAGGTTTCTGTTCTTGTGGAAAATGGGGTCGGTATCACTCTCCATGTTCACATATAGTTGCTGCTTGTTTGGTATGTAATCTCGATTGGAAGCAATACATCGAAGGTTATCACAGCCTGACAATATTGTACGAAATGTGAAAGTACGAATTTTATCCAATGACAAATCAAGCGTATTGGACGTTTCCACTAGCATACAATTGGGAGATGTATGGTACTCTTATTGCTGAAAAAATCTGagaaagaagaggaagaaaCGTGGACAGAGAGGCCAAAGTCAACGTATTCGAACGGAAATGGATAACTCTCAAAGGGTTAAAACTTGTGGGAGATGCGGTCAAGAAGATCACATAAGACGCAGTCGCTGTTGCCCACAACATggacaataattttaaaataattatgttgttgtattttaattatcaatttcaattttacttaaaagttgctttcatgtaatatttataattattggataattaagtttaatattggattttcatttatttacatgttcaaataaataatagttaataatttataattattataatcaatTAAGTAAAAGTAGAatcaatttaagaaaaataaaaaacttaggTGACCTATATGTAAAATCTACAtgtgtatgtttttttttgattCGACACTTTTGTATGCACAACTTGTGAGTGGGGTCCATTTAACCATTTGGGTAGATTGAGAAAAGAGAACTGAAAATGAGGCAATCAGGGAAGGAATTCTAGTGTTATAAAGTGCAAGTCATGTCAATATGTCATCATCTATGGATTACATAAACATAAAAATGATCAATAAGATTGATTCATAAAACAACAACATGTTACCTCACATGGATTACTGTGAATCCGTTCTGACTATTATACTTATGTTTAGCGT includes:
- the LOC108202274 gene encoding WAT1-related protein At1g68170; amino-acid sequence: MGKVMNIVNSLKPALFMIMVQTTFAVVNVFYKLAADDGMNLSVLIAYRFIFAAAFMLPLAFFVERNKRTKLTGTIISQAFLCGLLGGSLAQNMYLQGLALTSATFATATMNLIPAMTFVLAISFRLEKLDWGKAAGKAKVIGTFLGVTGAMLLTFYKGPNITIWKPDIDLLQNSRRHQGGDVAAPHLVQIFGAFLAISGSLCNAAWLILQAKMQEQYPCPYSMTALMNIMAAVQATVYALVMERDWTQWHLGWNIRLLTTIYSGIIASGLIFTVLAWCVKKRGPIFVSAFSPFMLLVVVIAGFLVLDENLRLGSLLGAVTIVCGLYVVLWGKEKQMKEKIIP